A window of the Alnus glutinosa chromosome 4, dhAlnGlut1.1, whole genome shotgun sequence genome harbors these coding sequences:
- the LOC133866994 gene encoding disease resistance protein RUN1-like: MAFHGASSSSSSSSIQEWDVFLSFRGEDTRTTFTAHLYDALHRKGINTFMDKEIRRGEEISPAIFKAIEDSKISIIVLSKNYASSSYCLDELMKILECRRTRRQKVLSLFYHVDPSEVRHQTNSFGEAFAELEEKFKDDVMKVQRWKTALKEVADLSGMPLGNKNEPEFIHEIIGWVNSILARKTYFQVAKYPVGIELHVENVKSLLDIEKRDRTYMLGIFGIGGIGKTTIAKAVYNSIASHFEGSCFLDNIRETFGQKGMIHLQEKLLDKILENSSPMVDNVDQGITLIGHRLHLKSVLIVLDDVDHLDQLDNIVGEGDLFGLGSRIIITTRDKDLLSKHQVLTYKVKELDDSKALRLFSCHAFGRDKPDDGYVEVTKDAVCYAGGLPLALVVLGSTVKGKDILYWKSKLGEYKKIPHIDIQKRLRISFDGLDENAKNIFLHIACFFNGKNVEYVKKMLLYCGFHSDSGIEELKDKCLITQSFLGLLVMHDLLQEMGREIVRLESPNEPGKRSRLWFHEDVRHVLKEHTGTNKVEGILIDFPAPDLIHLSPKAFKKMKRLRMFINRNARFYGVPNFLPNELRLLDWPEYPGESLPSNFCGENLVELNMRYSYLKELEGLQDFSKKPQVEIFRTSCHWGLLKAQELS; encoded by the exons ATGGCCTTCCACGGAGCTTCTTcgtcttcctcctcttcttccattCAGGAATGGGATGTGTTCTTGAGTTTTAGAGGTGAAGATACTCGTACAACTTTTACTGCCCATCTATATGATGCTTTGCACCGAAAGGGAATCAACACCTTCATGGATAAAGAGATTAGAAGAGGAGAGGAAATTTCACCAGCAATTTTCAAAGCCATTGAAGATTCAAAGATTTCAATCATTGTACTCTCTAAAAACTATGCATCATCCAGCTACTGCTTAGATGAGCTAATGAAGATCCTTGAGTGTAGAAGAACAAGGAGGCAGAAGGTTCTATCGTTGTTCTACCATGTAGATCCGTCAGAAGTGCGTCATCAAACCAATAGTTTTGGAGAAGCATTCGCTGAACTAGAAGAAAAGTTCAAGGATGATGTAATGAAGGTGCAGAGGTGGAAGACAGCCCTAAAAGAAGTGGCCGATTTGTCTGGGATGCCTTTGGGGAACAA GAATGAACCTGAATTTATTCACGAAATCATTGGATGGGTGAATTCGATATTAGCAAGAAAGACATACTTTCAAGTTGCCAAGTATCCAGTTGGAATAGAGTTGCACGTAGAAAATGTGAAGTCGCTTTTAGATATAGAGAAGAGGGACCGTACTTACATGCTAGGGATCTTTGGAATTGGTGGAATTGGTAAGACAACTATCGCAAAAGCCGTCTACAACTCGATTGCTTCACATTTTGAAGGTAGTTGTTTTCTTGATAACATTAGAGAAACTTTTGGCCAAAAGGGTATGATCCATTTGCAAGAGAAACTTCTTGATAAGATTCTAGAAAATTCCAGTCCAATGGTTGACAATGTCGATCAAGGAATTACTTTGATAGGGCATAGGCTTCACCTAAAAAGTGTACTTATAGTTCTTGATGACGTAGATCATCTAGACCAATTAGACAATATAGTTGGAGAAGGTGATTTGTTTGGTTTAGGAAGTAGAATCATTATAACAACAAGAGATAAAGATTTACTAAGTAAGCATCAAGTTTTAACCTACAAGGTGAAAGAATTGGATGACAGTAAAGCTCTTCGACTGTTTAGTTGTCATGCATTCGGTAGAGACAAACCTGATGATGGATATGTGGAAGTCACAAAAGATGCAGTATGTTATGCTGGAGGATTGCCACTAGCTTTAGTGGTGCTAGGCTCGACAGTAAAAGGTAAAGATATACTTTATTGGAAAAGTAAATTGGGCGAGTACAAAAAAATTCCTCACATTGATATTCAAAAAAGACTTAGAATAAGTTTCGATGGATTGGATGAAAATGCAAAGAATATTTTCCTTCACATCGCATGCTTCTTCAATGGAAAGAATGTagaatatgtcaaaaaaatgCTACTCTATTGTGGTTTCCACTCAGATAGTGGTATCGAAGAGTTAAAGGATAAGTGTCTCATAACTCAGTCATTTTTGGGATTATTGGTGATGCATGATTTGCTGCAAGAAATGGGTAGAGAAATTGTTCGACTTGAATCACCCAACGAACCTGGTAAACGTAGTAGATTATGGTTTCATGAAGATGTTCGTCATGTCCTAAAAGAACATACG GGAACAAACAAAGTTGAGGGCATATTGATAGATTTTCCTGCGCCAGACCTGATACACTTGAGTCCCAAAGCTTTCAAGAAGATGAAAAGGCTCAGAATGTTTATAAATCGTAATGCACGCTTTTATGGAGTGCCTAATTTTCTCCCTAATGAGTTAAGATTGCTTGATTGGCCTGAATATCCTGGAGAATCTCTGCCATCCAATTTTTGTGGAGAGAACCTTGTTGAGTTAAATATGCGTTATAGCTACCTCAAGGAATTGGAGGGACTCCAG GATTTTTCCAAGAAGCCTCAAGTTGAGATCTTTAGAACGTCTTGTCATTGGGGGTTGCTCAAGGCTCAAGAACTTTCCTGA
- the LOC133866342 gene encoding disease resistance protein Roq1-like, protein MERIEYVKFVVTGIEELEGFQNFQNVTTMNFSYCQFLKRIPDVSRIPNLETLYLDGCKNLVEVHCSIGFLDKLVDLSLDSCYNLRIFPRSFKLRSLERLVVGGCSRLKNFPEIECQMERVEYVKFVFTGIKELPSSIGYLVGVKALNLGGCTNLTNLPNSIHQLQNLEYLSLNGCTGIKELPSSIGHLAKLKRLSLDNCANLMNIPSGIYQLQHLEVLTMINCKQLREILGLPSNVQFVMAEGCASLAIFLEEVRR, encoded by the exons ATGGAACGTATAGAGTATGTCAAGTTTGTAGTTACTGGTATAGAGGAATTGGAAGGATTCCAG AATTTCCAAAATGTGACAACCATGAATTTCTCTTATTGTCAATTCCTTAAAAGAATCCCTGATGTTTCAAGGATTCCAAATTTAGAGACATTATATCTTGATGGTTGCAAAAATTTAGTTGAGGTTCATTGTTCTATTGGATTCCTTGATAAGCTCGTTGATTTGAGTCTTGATTCATGCTATAATCTTAGGATTTTTCCAAGAAGCTTCAAGTTGAGATCTCTAGAACGTCTTGTCGTTGGGGGTTGCTCAAGGCTTAAGAACTTTCCTGAAATTGAGTGTCAAATGGAACGTGTAGAGTATGTTAAGTTTGTATTTACTGGTATAAAGGAATTGCCTTCATCCATTGGCTACTTGGTTGGGGTTAAAGCATTAAATCTAGGTGGTTGCACAAACCTTACGAATCTTCCAAATAGCATTCATCAATTGCAAAATTTAGAGTACTTATCTCTTAATGGTTGTACTGGTATAAAAGAACTGCCTTCATCCATTGGTCATCTCGCTAAGCTTAAAAGGTTATCTCTAGACAATTGCGCAAACCTCATGAATATTCCAAGTGGCATTTATCAGTTGCAACATTTGGAGGTGCTTACTATGATAAATTGCAAGCAACTTCGAGAAATTTTGGGGCTTCCTTCAAATGTACAATTTGTGATGGCGGAGGGCTGTGCGTCATTAGCAATATTTTTAGAAGAAGTTAGAAGATGA
- the LOC133866993 gene encoding disease resistance protein RUN1-like — translation MAFHRASSSSSPSSSSIQEWDVFLSFRGEDTRTTFTAHLYDALHRKGINTFMDKELRRGEKISQAIFQAIENSKISVIVFSKNYASSDWCLDELMKILECRRTRRQKVLSLFYHVNPSEVRHQTNSFGEAFAELEEKFKGDVMKVQIWKTALKEVADLSGMPLENKNEPEFIHEIIGWVNSILARKIYFQVAQYPIGIESHVEDVKSLLDIEKRDCTCMLGIFGTGGIGKTTIAKAVYNSIASQFESRCFLDNIRETFGQKGMVHLQEKLLDKILEDSSPMVDNVDQGITLIGQRLHRKSVLLVLDDVDHLDQLDKIIGKGDLFGLGSRIIITTRDKDLLSKHKVLTYKVKELDDNKALQLFSCHAFGRDKPNDGYVEVTKDAVHYAGGLPLALVVLGSTLKGRDMLYWKSKLGEYKKIPHIDIQKRLRISFDGLDENAKNIFLHIACFFKGKNVEYVKKILLYCGFHSDSGIEELKDKCLITQSFRGILVMHDLLQEMGKEIVRLESPNEPGERSRLWFHEDVRHVLKENTGTNKVEGILIDFPAPNLIHLSPKAFKKMKRLRMFINCNARFSGVSNFLPNELRLLDWPEYSGEFLPSNFCGENLVELNMCYSYLKELNGLQNFQNMTAMNFSYCRFLKKIPDISRIPNLEILYLDGCKNLVEVHCSVGFLDKLVDLSLDCCYNLRIFPRSFKLRSLERLVVGGCSRLKNFPEIECQMEYIEYVKFVFTGIEELPKSIGNLVGVKTLNLGGCTNLTNLPNSIHQLQNLEYLSLNGCTGIKELSSSIGHLARLKRLSLNNCTNLKNIPNGIYQLQHLEVLTMINCKQLREILGIPSNVQFVMAEGCVSLAIFLEEVRRRFNRCPQQKRHSSLLRCENEMILKVQNLEQSQKVRHEMLLNSQHPCDGLYQHGKFAKDFRCRGYASW, via the exons ATGGCCTTCCACAgagcttcttcatcttcttctccctcctCGTCTTCCATTCAGGAATGGGATGTGTTCTTGAGTTTTAGAGGTGAAGATACTCGTACAACTTTTACTGCCCATCTATATGATGCTTTGCACCGAAAGGGAATTAACACCTTCATGGATAAAGAGCttagaagaggagagaaaatTTCACAAGCAATTTTCCAAGCTATTGAAAATTCAAAGATTTCGGTCATTGTATTCTCTAAAAACTATGCATCATCCGACTGGTGCTTAGACGAGCTAATGAAGATCCTCGAGTGTAGAAGAACAAGGAGGCAAAAGGTTCTGTCGTTGTTCTACCATGTAAATCCGTCAGAAGTACGGCATCAAACCAATAGTTTTGGAGAAGCATTCGCTGAACTTGAAGAAAAGTTTAAGGGTGATGTAATGAAGGTGCAGATATGGAAGACAGCCCTAAAAGAAGTGGCCGATTTGTCCGGGATGCCTTTGGAGAACAA GAATGAACCTGAATTTATTCACGAAATCATTGGATGGGTGAATTCGATATTAGCAAGAAAGATATACTTTCAAGTTGCCCAGTATCCAATTGGAATAGAGTCGCACGTAGAAGATGTGAAGTCGCTTTTAGATATAGAGAAGAGGGACTGTACATGCATGCTGGGGATCTTTGGAACTGGTGGAATTGGTAAGACAACCATTGCAAAAGCCGTCTACAACTCGATTGCTTCACAGTTTGAAAGTAGATGTTTTCTTGATAATATTAGAGAAACTTTTGGCCAAAAGGGTATGGTCCATTTGCAAGAGAAACTTCTTGATAAGATCCTAGAAGATTCAAGTCCAATGGTTGACAATGTTGATCAAGGAATTACTTTGATAGGGCAAAGGCTTCACCGAAAAAGTGTACTTCTAGTTCTAGATGACGTGGATCATTTAGACCAATTGGACAAGATAATTGGAAAAGGTGATTTGTTTGGTTTAGGAAGTAGAATCATCATAACAACAAGAGATAAAGATTTACTAAGTAAGCATAAAGTTTTAACCTATAAGGTGAAGGAATTGGATGACAATAAAGCTCTTCAACTGTTTAGTTGTCATGCATTTGGTAGAGACAAACCTAATGATGGTTATGTGGAAGTCACTAAAGATGCAGTACATTATGCTGGAGGATTGCCACTAGCTTTAGTGGTGCTAGGCTCGACATTAAAAGGTAGAGATATGCTTTATTGGAAAAGTAAATTGGGCGAGTACAAAAAAATTCCTCACATTGATATTCAAAAAAGACTTAGAATAAGTTTCGATGGATTGGATGAAAATGCGAAGAATATTTTTCTTCACATTGCGTGTTTCTTTAAAGGAAAGAATGTagaatatgtcaaaaaaatactACTCTATTGTGGTTTCCACTCAGATAGTGGTATTGAAGAGTTAAAGGATAAGTGTCTCATAACTCAATCGTTTCGGGGAATATTGGTGATGCATGACTTGCTGCAAGAAATGGGTAAAGAAATTGTTCGACTGGAGTCACCCAACGAACCTGGTGAACGTAGTAGGTTGTGGTTTCATGAAGATGTTCGTCATGTCCTAAAAGAAAATACG GGAACAAATAAAGTTGAAGGCATATTGATAGATTTTCCTGCACCAAACCTAATACACTTGAGTCCCAAAGCTTTCAAGAAGATGAAAAGGCTCAGAATGTTTATAAATTGTAATGCACGCTTTTCTGGAGTGTCTAATTTTCTCCCTAATGAGTTAAGATTGCTTGATTGGCCTGAATATTCTGGAGAATTTTTGCCATCCAATTTTTGTGGAGAGAACCTTGTTGAGTTAAATATGTGTTATAGCTACCTCAAGGAATTGAATGGACTCCag AATTTCCAAAATATGACAGCTATGAATTTCTCTTATTGTcgattccttaaaaaaattccTGATATTTCAAGGATTCCAAATTTAGAGATATTATATCTTGATGGTTGCAAAAATTTAGTTGAGGTTCATTGTTCTGTTGGATTCCTTGATAAGCTTGTTGATTTGAGTCTTGATTGCTGCTataatcttagaatttttccAAGAAGCTTCAAGTTGAGATCTCTAGAACGTCTTGTTGTTGGGGGTTGCTCAAGGCTTAAGAACTTTCCTGAAATTGAGTGTCAAATGGAGTATATAGAGTATGTTAAGTTTGTATTTACTGGTATAGAGGAATTGCCTAAATCCATTGGCAACTTGGTTGGAGTTAAAACATTAAATCTAGGTGGTTGCACAAACCTTACGAATCTTCCAAATAGCATTCATCAATTGCAAAATTTAGAGTACTTATCTCTCAATGGTTGTACTGGTATAAAAGAACTATCTTCATCCATTGGGCATCTCGCTAGGCTTAAAAGGTTATCTCTAAACAATTGCACAAACCTCAAGAATATTCCAAATGGCATTTATCAGTTGCAACATTTGGAGGTCCTTACAATGATAAATTGCAAGCAACTTCGAGAAATTTTGGGGATTCCTTCAAATGTACAATTTGTGATGGCGGAGGGGTGTGTGTCATTAGcaatttttttagaagaagTTAGAAGACGATTCAATCGGTGCCCACAACAAAAGAGGCATTCTTCGCTGCTGAGATGTGAGAATGAAATGATACTGAAGGTACAAAATCTTGAGCAAAGTCAAAAGGTGAGACATGAGATGCTTCTCAACAGTCAACACCCTTGTGATGGACTCTACCAACATGGCAAATTTGCTAAGGATTTCAGATGTAGAGGATATGCCTCTTGGTGA